A genomic region of Capnocytophaga canimorsus contains the following coding sequences:
- a CDS encoding 50S ribosomal protein L25/general stress protein Ctc, translated as MKSITIKGSQRESVGKAASKALRNAGKVPCVLYGGDSAVHFSAEEMAFKGIVYTPNVYTAAIELDNGQKYNAILQDIQFDPVSDKILHIDFYQLHDDKEVTIEVPIKVTGTSPGVMAGGVLRIVNRKLKVKALPNNLPDFVTVDISGMEMGNKLYITKLPQENYKIMHPDNTVVLQVRISRAAMKAAQEAAKAEKGGKKK; from the coding sequence ATGAAATCAATTACAATCAAAGGATCTCAAAGAGAAAGCGTGGGCAAAGCAGCAAGCAAAGCCCTACGTAATGCTGGAAAGGTACCTTGCGTATTATACGGAGGGGATAGTGCTGTACACTTTTCGGCAGAAGAAATGGCGTTCAAAGGCATCGTTTATACTCCTAACGTATATACTGCTGCAATTGAATTAGATAACGGACAAAAATACAACGCTATTTTGCAAGACATTCAGTTCGACCCAGTTTCTGATAAAATCCTTCATATTGACTTCTATCAACTACACGATGATAAAGAGGTGACTATTGAGGTGCCAATCAAAGTAACGGGTACTTCTCCTGGTGTTATGGCAGGTGGGGTTTTACGTATCGTAAACCGTAAATTGAAAGTTAAGGCATTGCCAAACAATTTACCTGATTTTGTTACTGTTGATATTTCAGGTATGGAGATGGGTAATAAGTTATATATTACTAAATTACCACAAGAAAACTACAAAATTATGCACCCAGATAATACCGTGGTTCTACAAGTAAGAATTTCACGTGCTGCGATGAAAGCTGCTCAAGAGGCTGCCAAAGCAGAAAAAGGTGGGAAAAAGAAATAA
- a CDS encoding IS5 family transposase, which yields MKNYPTDITDNQWQFIKKTLNFNERKRKHDLRTIWNAIMYLVKTGCQWRMLSGDFPKWQLVYYYYNKWANAEDFDLLLSKLREEVRTKRNQNKVPSLGIVDSQSVKWGNNRSLKGFEGNKKVKGIKRHIVVDKNGFLLAVISNSHSSQYSRW from the coding sequence ATGAAAAATTATCCAACAGATATCACTGACAATCAGTGGCAATTTATAAAAAAAACTTTGAATTTCAATGAAAGAAAGCGAAAACACGATTTAAGAACTATTTGGAACGCCATAATGTATCTTGTAAAAACAGGATGCCAATGGCGGATGTTATCTGGTGATTTTCCAAAATGGCAATTGGTTTACTACTACTATAACAAGTGGGCAAATGCAGAGGATTTTGATTTACTTCTTTCCAAATTACGCGAAGAAGTAAGGACTAAAAGAAACCAAAACAAAGTACCTAGTCTCGGAATAGTGGACAGCCAGAGTGTAAAATGGGGCAATAATCGTTCGTTGAAAGGATTTGAAGGAAACAAAAAAGTGAAAGGCATTAAACGACATATAGTAGTGGACAAAAACGGATTTTTATTAGCAGTAATAAGTAATAGCCACAGTAGCCAATATTCACGATGGTAA
- a CDS encoding PhoH family protein: MNEIILELTDVSPQQFFGESESNIKKIKEYFPKLKIVARGNKILAFGEELLLKEFEEKITALVSYLGKYNQLDERAIEGIFASGGMPQPEVSAQNSKDVIVHGVGGKIIRPQTKNQTKLVDLMQKNDMVFAVGPAGTGKTYTGVALAVKALKEKQVKRIILTRPAVEAGENLGFLPGDLKEKLDPYMQPLYDALRDMIPHEKLAGYLETGVIQIAPLAFMRGRTLDNAFVILDEAQNTTHAQMKMFLTRMGRNAKFMITGDPGQVDLPRRVTSGLKEALLILRNVKGISILHLDDKDVIRHPLVRSIIESYKNVESGN, from the coding sequence TTGAACGAAATTATCTTGGAACTAACCGATGTAAGTCCTCAACAATTTTTTGGAGAATCGGAATCAAACATTAAAAAAATAAAAGAATATTTTCCAAAGCTAAAAATTGTTGCTCGTGGTAATAAAATTCTTGCTTTCGGAGAGGAACTACTTCTGAAAGAATTTGAAGAAAAAATAACAGCTTTGGTAAGCTATTTAGGAAAGTACAATCAGCTTGATGAACGAGCCATTGAGGGGATATTTGCCTCTGGAGGAATGCCTCAACCTGAGGTGTCTGCTCAAAACAGTAAAGATGTTATTGTTCACGGGGTAGGAGGGAAGATAATCCGTCCGCAAACCAAAAATCAAACCAAATTGGTAGATTTGATGCAGAAAAACGATATGGTTTTTGCCGTAGGACCTGCTGGTACAGGGAAGACATATACTGGGGTGGCATTGGCTGTAAAGGCATTGAAAGAGAAGCAAGTAAAACGAATTATTCTCACGCGTCCTGCGGTGGAAGCGGGCGAAAACTTAGGGTTTTTACCTGGTGACCTTAAAGAAAAGTTAGACCCCTATATGCAACCCTTGTATGATGCTCTTCGTGATATGATTCCGCACGAGAAATTAGCAGGGTATTTAGAAACGGGAGTCATTCAAATTGCTCCTTTGGCCTTTATGCGTGGACGTACCCTCGACAATGCCTTTGTTATTCTTGATGAGGCGCAGAATACCACACACGCACAAATGAAAATGTTTCTTACTCGTATGGGGCGTAATGCCAAATTTATGATAACGGGCGACCCAGGACAGGTCGATTTACCTCGCAGAGTTACCTCTGGACTTAAGGAGGCGTTGCTTATATTGCGAAACGTAAAAGGTATAAGTATATTGCATTTGGACGATAAAGATGTCATTCGTCATCCTTTGGTAAGAAGTATCATTGAAAGCTATAAAAATGTAGAGTCAGGAAATTAA
- a CDS encoding ribose-phosphate pyrophosphokinase produces MAYIVPEPKIFACTQSVELAEKIAKAYGTQLGNVKFSHFSDGEFQPSFEEPVRGARVFIIGSTNPGCENLMEMLLMLDAAKRASARHITAVMPYFGWARQDRKDKPRVPIAAKLVANLLETAGATRIITMDLHADQIQGFFEKPVDHLFASTIFLPYLQSLSLENMSIASPDMGGSKRAYAYSKYLNSDVVVCYKQRKKANVIETMELIGEVKDKNVVLVDDMVDTAGTLVKAAELMKEKGAISVRAVATHPILSGGAYERIENSELEELIVTDSIPLQRQSNKIKVLSCAELFAEVMHRVHDNSSISSKFLM; encoded by the coding sequence ATGGCATATATTGTACCCGAACCTAAAATTTTTGCTTGTACACAAAGCGTAGAATTGGCTGAAAAAATAGCTAAGGCATACGGAACTCAACTCGGAAATGTAAAATTTTCTCACTTTAGTGATGGAGAATTTCAGCCTTCTTTTGAAGAGCCGGTTCGTGGGGCGAGGGTATTTATAATAGGGTCAACAAATCCTGGGTGTGAAAATTTAATGGAAATGTTGTTAATGCTTGATGCTGCTAAAAGAGCTTCTGCGCGCCATATTACAGCGGTAATGCCTTATTTTGGTTGGGCAAGACAAGACCGAAAAGACAAACCTCGAGTGCCTATAGCTGCTAAATTGGTAGCCAATCTTTTAGAAACGGCAGGGGCAACCCGAATTATCACTATGGATTTACACGCTGACCAAATTCAAGGTTTCTTTGAAAAACCCGTTGATCATCTATTTGCCTCTACAATCTTTTTGCCCTATTTGCAAAGCCTTAGCCTAGAGAATATGAGTATTGCTTCACCTGATATGGGAGGTTCTAAAAGAGCCTATGCGTACTCAAAATATTTGAACAGCGACGTGGTAGTGTGTTACAAGCAGCGTAAAAAGGCTAATGTTATTGAAACAATGGAGCTTATCGGTGAGGTAAAAGATAAAAATGTTGTTTTGGTAGATGATATGGTAGATACGGCTGGAACTTTGGTTAAAGCGGCTGAACTGATGAAAGAAAAAGGAGCAATTAGCGTTAGAGCCGTTGCAACACACCCTATTTTGAGCGGTGGAGCATATGAACGTATAGAAAATTCTGAATTAGAGGAGTTAATTGTAACAGATTCCATACCTTTGCAACGCCAGAGCAATAAGATAAAAGTGTTGAGTTGTGCTGAGCTTTTTGCCGAGGTGATGCATCGAGTACACGATAATAGCTCAATCAGCTCCAAATTTTTAATGTAA
- a CDS encoding DUF3810 domain-containing protein, which translates to MKVKSKVFKGMVILILVAIWLLFRNFPHITEKFYSLFLYPIIAQIFHFLFGWLPFSVGDIFYTVLIGFVIFYLVNNRKKIRQQPIIFLGKATFFGVQLIFVFFLLWGFNYFRLPLEKSLKVAQEHSKVALLRSTQKLVNKANVLHLQLTLNADEKVVYKQSLQNIYQEAFRCFSTDFIIPFAFEYRYKSVKNSLYSPLLTYMGYSGYLNPFTNEAQVNALMIGYSLPVTACHEIAHQMGYAAENEANFIGYVMAKESQDLYFQYSATLFALKYLLAEVRKNDTQKYNEFIGQLRQGIFENYKEVRQFWQQYQNLAEPLFKASYDAFLKANNQQEGIRSYDFVTKLIIWQLEQE; encoded by the coding sequence ATGAAAGTAAAATCAAAAGTTTTTAAGGGAATGGTAATATTGATACTGGTGGCTATTTGGCTCTTGTTTCGTAACTTTCCGCACATTACTGAAAAGTTTTACAGCCTTTTTCTGTATCCGATAATAGCTCAAATCTTTCATTTTTTATTCGGATGGTTACCTTTTTCCGTGGGTGATATTTTTTATACCGTTTTGATAGGTTTTGTAATTTTTTATTTAGTAAATAATAGAAAGAAAATTCGTCAACAGCCAATAATTTTTTTAGGGAAAGCTACTTTTTTTGGAGTACAACTGATATTTGTCTTTTTTTTGCTTTGGGGATTCAATTATTTTCGTCTTCCGCTTGAAAAATCACTTAAAGTAGCGCAGGAACATTCTAAAGTCGCTCTTCTTCGTAGTACACAAAAGCTTGTCAATAAAGCCAATGTATTACACTTGCAACTGACCTTAAATGCTGATGAAAAAGTAGTTTATAAGCAATCCTTACAAAATATTTATCAAGAAGCATTTCGCTGTTTTTCAACTGATTTTATCATTCCTTTTGCTTTTGAATACCGATATAAAAGTGTTAAAAACTCGTTATATAGCCCATTGCTCACTTATATGGGGTATAGTGGTTATCTGAATCCGTTTACTAATGAAGCTCAGGTAAATGCCTTAATGATTGGCTATTCACTTCCTGTGACGGCTTGTCACGAAATTGCTCATCAGATGGGGTATGCTGCTGAAAATGAAGCTAATTTTATAGGTTACGTGATGGCAAAAGAAAGTCAAGACCTTTATTTTCAATACAGTGCTACTTTGTTTGCTCTCAAATATTTACTTGCAGAAGTACGTAAAAATGATACTCAAAAATATAATGAATTTATTGGGCAACTTCGTCAAGGAATTTTTGAAAACTACAAGGAAGTACGCCAATTTTGGCAACAATATCAAAATCTAGCAGAACCCTTATTTAAAGCTAGTTATGATGCATTTTTGAAAGCAAATAATCAACAAGAAGGAATCCGTAGTTATGACTTTGTAACTAAACTGATTATTTGGCAGTTAGAGCAGGAATAA
- a CDS encoding transposase, whose translation MRTLAYLFIPLKIILADGGYRGEIIEQVKNKFGYIIEVVMRNDQRKKDFHPISKRWVIERTFAWLDNDRRLCRNYELLLENSENMVKLSAIKFYSKKFKQALKIEGYYFGLSIDNFNKKRYLVAVLTFKIFLF comes from the coding sequence ATGAGAACTTTGGCATATTTATTCATTCCTTTAAAGATTATCCTTGCCGATGGAGGTTATAGGGGAGAGATTATCGAACAAGTGAAGAATAAATTTGGTTATATCATTGAGGTAGTTATGAGAAATGATCAAAGGAAAAAGGATTTTCATCCCATTTCTAAAAGATGGGTGATAGAACGCACTTTTGCTTGGCTAGACAATGATCGAAGATTATGTAGAAATTATGAATTACTGCTAGAAAACTCAGAAAATATGGTCAAATTATCCGCTATAAAATTTTACTCAAAAAAATTTAAACAGGCTTTAAAAATTGAAGGGTATTATTTTGGTTTAAGTATTGATAATTTCAATAAAAAACGTTACCTTGTAGCCGTTTTAACTTTTAAAATTTTTCTATTTTGA
- a CDS encoding metal-dependent hydrolase, producing MDSLTQIVLGASIGEAILGKKLGNKALLYGAIAGTIPDLDVFVGKLYDPITAITIHRGFSHSILFFLILSPVLGILLQKWEYKKQLSFKQTTLFWFLGLLTHALLDAFTTWGTQLFYPSNLRLAQHSIFVIDPLYTLPFSFCLIMVMRLKRDHPKRRKWNNIGLIISSCYLLITVLVQQIVKNKFENQLQAQNIQYSRKIVKPAPLNIILWNGIFETEEGYYMGDYSFFDTSPISFNFYPKQPHLISDKKSEKVLQQLFWISEDWWVITEKNNELFFNDIRFGVLGYDQPEPEYAFSYKLYQQNGVLQAQEVANKSKSRAKELFSALWERIQGK from the coding sequence ATGGATTCGTTAACACAAATTGTTTTGGGAGCTTCAATCGGAGAAGCTATACTTGGTAAGAAACTAGGCAACAAAGCCCTTTTATACGGAGCCATTGCAGGTACTATACCCGATTTAGATGTTTTTGTAGGGAAACTATACGACCCCATAACCGCAATAACCATCCATAGAGGATTTAGTCATTCCATCCTTTTTTTCTTGATTTTATCCCCCGTTCTAGGAATCCTGTTACAGAAATGGGAATACAAAAAACAACTTTCTTTCAAACAGACAACACTTTTTTGGTTTTTAGGACTACTCACCCACGCCCTATTAGATGCCTTTACCACTTGGGGAACACAGCTTTTTTACCCCTCTAACCTTCGTTTGGCACAACACTCCATTTTCGTAATTGACCCCTTGTACACGCTTCCGTTTTCATTTTGTTTAATTATGGTGATGCGACTAAAACGCGACCATCCAAAACGAAGAAAATGGAATAACATTGGGCTTATCATTAGCTCTTGCTATTTGCTTATTACCGTTTTGGTTCAGCAAATCGTTAAAAACAAGTTTGAAAATCAATTACAAGCTCAAAACATTCAGTATTCCCGAAAAATAGTAAAACCTGCTCCGCTAAACATCATTCTCTGGAATGGGATTTTTGAAACTGAAGAAGGGTATTATATGGGCGATTATTCCTTTTTTGATACTTCGCCAATAAGTTTTAATTTCTATCCGAAACAACCGCATTTGATTTCCGATAAAAAATCAGAAAAAGTGCTACAACAACTCTTTTGGATTTCGGAAGACTGGTGGGTCATTACTGAAAAGAACAATGAATTATTTTTCAACGACATCCGATTCGGAGTATTAGGATACGACCAACCCGAGCCCGAATATGCCTTTAGCTACAAACTCTACCAGCAAAATGGAGTACTACAAGCCCAAGAAGTGGCTAACAAATCTAAAAGTCGGGCTAAAGAATTGTTCTCTGCTTTGTGGGAACGAATACAAGGAAAATAA
- a CDS encoding aminoacyl-histidine dipeptidase, whose translation MNTDIKKLQPQSLWGNFADLNAVPRPSKREEKVIAFMMDFGKKLGLETLKDEVGNVIIRKPATKGMENRKKVVLQSHLDMVHQKNNDTVFDFSTEGIKMKIEGDWVKAEGTTLGADNGIGVAAIMAILQSADIEHPDIEALFTIDEETGMTGAKGLKGGLLNGDILLNLDTEEDDEIDIGCAGGVDVTAFREYDQEEIPQDVVAYKIVVKGLQGGHSGMDIHKGFGNANKIMNRLLFDGFENFGLRISEINGGGLRNAIPRESTAIVVVDKIQNEAFEFEFKQLTEVIKHELQITEPNLSIALESTNLPENVMELGVQEGVLRSIYTAHNGVYAMSKSISDLVETSNNIARVVVKDGEIKIHCLTRSSVESAKFDLANALRSAFELSGFEVEFTGSYPGWEPDVNSSILKVLKEQYEKLFGEKPNVVACHAGLECGILGQNYPNMEMISFGPTIKGAHSPDEKVNIKSVQKFWKYLLEILKNIPQR comes from the coding sequence ATGAATACAGACATAAAAAAACTACAGCCCCAATCCCTTTGGGGAAATTTTGCGGATTTGAATGCGGTGCCTCGTCCGTCAAAAAGGGAAGAAAAAGTAATTGCTTTTATGATGGATTTCGGAAAGAAATTAGGTTTGGAAACCCTAAAAGATGAGGTGGGAAACGTAATTATCCGAAAACCAGCAACAAAAGGAATGGAAAATCGCAAAAAAGTCGTCCTTCAGTCGCATCTGGATATGGTTCATCAAAAAAATAACGATACCGTTTTCGATTTTAGTACAGAAGGTATCAAAATGAAAATTGAAGGCGATTGGGTAAAAGCTGAAGGAACCACCCTTGGTGCTGATAACGGAATTGGAGTGGCGGCAATAATGGCTATTTTACAAAGCGCTGATATTGAACATCCTGATATTGAAGCTCTTTTTACTATTGATGAAGAAACTGGAATGACTGGAGCAAAGGGACTTAAAGGCGGATTACTCAATGGCGATATTCTTCTGAATTTGGACACTGAAGAAGATGATGAAATTGATATAGGATGTGCAGGAGGTGTTGATGTTACCGCTTTCCGTGAATACGACCAAGAAGAAATTCCGCAAGATGTGGTTGCTTACAAAATCGTTGTGAAAGGATTACAAGGCGGACACAGCGGAATGGATATTCACAAAGGTTTTGGCAATGCCAATAAAATAATGAATCGTTTGCTTTTCGATGGTTTTGAAAATTTTGGATTACGAATTTCGGAAATAAATGGCGGTGGATTGCGTAATGCAATTCCTCGTGAAAGTACTGCCATTGTGGTAGTTGATAAAATCCAAAATGAAGCGTTTGAATTTGAATTCAAGCAACTTACTGAAGTAATAAAACACGAATTGCAAATAACCGAGCCTAATCTGTCTATCGCTTTGGAAAGTACAAATTTGCCCGAAAACGTTATGGAATTGGGCGTTCAAGAAGGAGTTTTGCGTTCCATTTACACGGCACACAATGGCGTTTACGCGATGAGTAAAAGTATTTCGGATTTGGTAGAAACCAGCAACAATATTGCACGTGTGGTTGTTAAAGACGGAGAAATAAAAATTCATTGTTTGACACGTTCTTCGGTGGAATCGGCAAAATTTGATTTGGCAAATGCGTTGCGTTCTGCTTTCGAGCTTTCAGGATTCGAGGTGGAATTTACAGGAAGTTATCCAGGTTGGGAACCTGATGTAAATTCTTCTATATTAAAGGTTTTAAAAGAACAATACGAAAAATTATTTGGAGAAAAACCCAATGTGGTTGCTTGTCACGCAGGATTAGAATGCGGAATTTTAGGGCAAAATTACCCGAATATGGAGATGATTAGCTTTGGTCCTACCATCAAAGGAGCACATTCTCCTGATGAAAAAGTGAATATTAAATCTGTTCAAAAATTCTGGAAATATTTGCTTGAAATTTTGAAGAACATTCCTCAAAGGTAA
- a CDS encoding phosphotransferase: MKTTAEKIAPLFDMKGEIQSVTPFGNGHINYTFLVKTSQTEYVLQGINTNVFKKPHAIIKNIELLWESEPNNEIILNMIPTKAGGYSVEADNAVWRVVPFAKGYTAYEFVQEPWQAEKAASAYATFIKTFANIDTQKLEDTIPDFHNGMLRYQQLEQAYAQAKPERIEKAKELYAFAQSHKVIFDEVQKAVDSGKIQKRVTHNDTKINNVLINEENPDDFKVIDLDTVMQGILLYDFGDMVRTSVSPTNENEMDDSKIVFNVSFFEAICKGFSVMKEVMTPTEKAMILDGAKYMIFIIGVRFLTDYYNNDIYFKTHFEEENFIRARNQFVLLQRLEAKEAELRQITQKYFG; this comes from the coding sequence ATGAAAACTACAGCAGAAAAAATAGCGCCTTTGTTTGATATGAAGGGCGAAATACAATCCGTAACTCCTTTTGGAAACGGACATATAAACTATACTTTTTTGGTAAAAACCTCACAAACAGAATATGTTTTGCAAGGGATTAACACCAATGTATTCAAAAAACCACACGCTATAATCAAAAACATAGAATTGCTTTGGGAATCTGAACCTAATAATGAAATCATTTTAAATATGATACCCACCAAAGCAGGAGGTTATTCCGTGGAGGCGGACAATGCCGTTTGGCGTGTTGTACCTTTTGCCAAAGGATATACCGCCTATGAATTTGTACAAGAGCCTTGGCAGGCAGAAAAAGCAGCCTCGGCTTATGCAACTTTTATAAAAACCTTTGCCAATATTGACACCCAAAAATTAGAAGATACTATTCCTGATTTTCATAATGGAATGCTTCGTTATCAGCAACTTGAACAAGCTTACGCACAGGCTAAACCCGAGCGTATCGAAAAAGCCAAAGAATTGTATGCCTTTGCTCAATCCCACAAGGTGATTTTTGACGAGGTTCAAAAAGCTGTTGATAGTGGTAAAATTCAGAAAAGAGTTACGCATAATGATACCAAGATAAATAATGTACTGATTAACGAGGAAAATCCAGATGATTTCAAAGTTATTGATTTGGATACAGTTATGCAAGGTATTTTGCTTTATGATTTTGGGGATATGGTGCGTACTTCGGTAAGCCCGACCAATGAAAATGAAATGGATGATAGCAAAATCGTTTTTAATGTTTCATTTTTTGAAGCTATCTGTAAAGGCTTCTCCGTAATGAAAGAAGTAATGACGCCAACGGAAAAGGCAATGATTCTCGATGGTGCGAAATATATGATTTTTATCATCGGGGTACGTTTCTTGACCGATTATTACAATAACGATATCTATTTCAAAACTCATTTTGAAGAAGAAAACTTCATCAGAGCTCGAAATCAATTTGTATTATTACAACGATTGGAAGCTAAGGAGGCAGAATTACGCCAAATCACCCAAAAATATTTTGGATAG
- a CDS encoding WD40/YVTN/BNR-like repeat-containing protein, giving the protein MKKTIKPLLWGIFLFIVACKSERETYQPRLAALSQMKSFEIEATSVRAMTLLDEKNVGFAGSGGVFGFIDTKNATIFHSTLKNKGIDADFRSVGATQQDFLMLSAGNPAMIFKTSDSQMREVYREQHDAIFYDSMLFFDSENGMAVGDATEGCLSVLTTKDGGASWKKITCEKLPKMAQDEALFAASNSNIAQIFGKVWVITGGSQSRIFITDTQWKNWEAVTLPIIQGSSSQGAFSVDFYDTQKGIVMGGDYLQPENKKAIGALTFDGGKKWQTIDEKFAPGYVSCVKYIPDTKGNELLATGPNGIWFSNSGGKQWQKVDEGAYHAMLFLDRNTFVASANGKITLFRIKFTLQK; this is encoded by the coding sequence ATGAAAAAAACTATAAAACCATTGCTTTGGGGTATTTTTTTATTTATAGTAGCTTGTAAGAGTGAAAGGGAGACATACCAGCCACGATTGGCAGCACTTTCCCAGATGAAATCCTTTGAAATTGAGGCAACAAGTGTTAGAGCAATGACACTTTTGGATGAAAAAAATGTCGGATTTGCAGGTAGTGGAGGTGTTTTTGGATTTATTGATACTAAGAATGCTACTATTTTTCATAGTACTCTCAAAAATAAAGGAATAGATGCTGATTTTCGTTCGGTAGGAGCAACACAGCAAGACTTTTTAATGCTTTCGGCAGGAAATCCTGCGATGATTTTTAAAACTTCGGATAGTCAAATGAGAGAGGTGTACCGTGAGCAACACGATGCTATTTTTTATGATAGTATGCTGTTTTTTGACTCCGAAAATGGTATGGCAGTAGGCGATGCTACTGAGGGTTGCCTTTCGGTACTGACCACCAAAGATGGTGGCGCTTCTTGGAAGAAAATCACTTGCGAAAAACTTCCTAAAATGGCACAAGATGAGGCTCTTTTTGCGGCAAGTAACTCTAATATAGCTCAAATTTTCGGTAAGGTATGGGTCATTACAGGAGGTAGTCAAAGTCGTATATTTATTACCGATACACAATGGAAAAACTGGGAAGCAGTAACCTTGCCAATCATTCAAGGCAGCAGCTCTCAAGGAGCTTTTTCTGTAGATTTCTACGATACTCAAAAAGGAATAGTTATGGGAGGGGATTATTTGCAACCTGAAAATAAAAAAGCAATAGGGGCTTTAACTTTTGATGGTGGAAAAAAATGGCAAACCATTGATGAAAAATTTGCTCCAGGATATGTAAGTTGCGTAAAATATATACCAGACACAAAAGGCAATGAACTTTTGGCAACTGGCCCAAATGGTATTTGGTTTTCCAATAGTGGTGGGAAACAATGGCAAAAGGTGGACGAAGGGGCTTATCACGCGATGCTGTTTCTCGATAGAAATACTTTTGTTGCCTCTGCGAATGGTAAAATAACCCTTTTCCGTATTAAATTCACATTACAAAAATAA
- a CDS encoding NTP transferase domain-containing protein, protein MKITLAVLAAGLGTRFGSDKQLEGVYNGNTLFDYSIYDALEAGFDDVVLIIRSEIDELVRKHFENRFKGLPVSFVYQDKMAPKGIERQKPWGTGHAMLCLKEKVKNPFLIINADDYYGKDAFEHMAKALKSGKGKTFFAAGYKLCNTLSENGTVARGICTVDANNHLKSIVEAVKLRKIDQNTVLDEETNVKYDINSFVSMNFWGFTEAVFEVSEKLFAQFVQENKNNPKSEFFIPLIVQHFIEKEGYVLEVLPNNDAWFGMTYRQDLEMVQNEITSLVKAGKYPETL, encoded by the coding sequence ATGAAGATAACATTAGCCGTATTGGCCGCAGGATTAGGAACTCGTTTCGGTTCCGATAAACAGTTAGAAGGAGTTTATAACGGAAATACGCTGTTCGATTATAGTATCTATGATGCTTTGGAAGCAGGTTTTGACGATGTGGTGCTAATCATTCGTTCCGAAATTGATGAGCTTGTCCGAAAACATTTTGAAAATCGTTTTAAAGGATTGCCTGTTTCGTTTGTTTATCAAGATAAGATGGCGCCTAAAGGTATTGAACGCCAAAAACCTTGGGGAACGGGTCACGCGATGCTCTGCTTGAAGGAGAAAGTGAAAAATCCGTTTTTAATTATCAATGCCGATGACTATTACGGAAAGGATGCTTTTGAACATATGGCTAAGGCACTAAAGTCGGGAAAAGGAAAAACTTTTTTTGCAGCGGGTTACAAACTTTGTAATACTTTGAGTGAAAACGGAACCGTAGCTCGTGGTATTTGTACTGTCGATGCAAATAATCATTTGAAGTCTATTGTTGAAGCCGTTAAACTCAGAAAAATTGACCAAAATACGGTACTCGACGAAGAAACTAATGTAAAATACGACATTAACAGCTTCGTTTCGATGAATTTCTGGGGCTTTACCGAAGCGGTTTTTGAGGTTTCTGAAAAACTTTTTGCTCAATTTGTTCAAGAAAACAAAAATAATCCGAAATCGGAGTTTTTCATTCCGCTAATTGTACAGCATTTTATTGAAAAAGAAGGATATGTATTGGAAGTATTGCCTAATAATGATGCTTGGTTCGGAATGACGTATCGTCAAGATTTGGAAATGGTACAAAACGAAATCACTTCACTAGTTAAGGCTGGTAAATATCCTGAAACATTATAA